A DNA window from Ipomoea triloba cultivar NCNSP0323 chromosome 10, ASM357664v1 contains the following coding sequences:
- the LOC116033141 gene encoding protein FAR1-RELATED SEQUENCE 1-like, producing the protein MEDEERLNESKVDMVFQSKEEVFTFYTNYAKKKGFGVEMRSSKRRDDGNFKYFTFACAKAHKKESTSKNLLSSKLSTKTRCQAKIRCKRCEDESFKITIVELSHDHDLSPGKALHLRCHRKINEQVKRRLDINDQAGIAPNKNFRSLVVDAGGYENVTFNEMDCRNYIDELRRKKAWCRGCRSRRHLKAIITDQCKAMQNAIAIVFPNTKHRWCLWHIMKKLLEKLRGYSNYEEIKEALQSVVYDSLNENEFENGWSLLIDTFDLNENDCFVYEVVEDVKVRDKRRDVKFMVAFNEVECEAKCNCHLFEFRGILCRHALLVLILRKMSEISSRYILSRWRKDLKRGYTCIRSSYNLSCKETQRCGQMCDAFREVAIIAASEEEKYKRVMDVIEELKSSLMNGEVINSTTQASCLPHDNEVNKQNMSSGANEVLSPLVTRRKGSPPTKRRVSRLEQVVESLKMKKKRKQIEEKDPKKS; encoded by the exons ATGGAGGATGAAGAAAGGTTAAATGAATCCAAGGTTGATATGGTATTTCAATCCAAAGAAGaagtttttacattttatacaaattatGCAAAGAAAAAGGGATTTGGTGTAGAAATGAGAAGCTCAAAGCGCAGAGATGATGGAAATTTTAAGTATTTCACTTTTGCATGTGCTAAAGCACATAAAAAAGAATCAACAAGTAAAAATTTGTTATCGTCAAAGCTCTCAACAAAAACAAGATGTCAAGCTAAAATAAGATGCAAAAGGTGTGAAGATGAGAGTTTTAAGATAACAATCGTTGAGCTTAGTCATGATCATGATTTGAGTCCAGGGAAAGCACTTCATTTGAGATGTCATAGGAAGATAAATGAGCAAGTGAAAAGGAGACTTGATATAAATGATCAAGCAGGTATTGCTCCAAACAAGAACTTTCGCTCTCTTGTTGTAGACGCAGGAGGTTATGAGAATGTCACGTTTAATGAAATGGATTGTCGCAATTATATTGATGAACTGAGAAGGAAAAAGGCTTGGTGTAGGGGATGTAGAAGCC GACGCCATCTGAAAGCCATTATTACAGATCAATGTAAGGCCATGCAAAATGCTATTGCGATTGTATTTCCAAATACAAAGCATAGGTGGTGTTTATGGCATATCATGAAAAAGCTTCTTGAAAAGTTGAGGGGATATTCTAATTATGAAGAAATCAAGGAAGCCTTGCAAAGTGTTGTTTATGATTCTTTAAATGAAAATGAGTTTGAAAATGGATGGTCACTATTGATTGACACATTTGATCTCAATGAGAATGATTG TTTTGTGTATGAAGTTGTAGAAGATGTAAAAGTTCGAGACAAAAGAAGAGATGTTAAGTTCATGGTTGCTTTCAATGAAGTTGAGTGTGAAGCCAAATGCAATTGCCACTTGTTTGAATTCAGGGGAATTTTATGTAGACATGCTCTTTTGGTGCTCATCTTAAGAAAGATGAGTGAAATCTCTTCTAGATACATTTTGTCTCGATGGAGAAAAGATTTGAAACGTGGATATACTTGTATTAGAAGTAGTTATAATTTGTCTTGTAAAGAAACTCAAAGATGTGGACAAATGTGTGATGCATTTCGTGAGGTTGCTATTATTGCCGCAAGTgaagaggaaaaatataaaCGTGTGATGGATGTCATAGAAGAGCTAAAATCATCGCTCATGAATGGTGAAGTAATTAATAGCACCACACAAGCATCATGTTTACCACACGATAATGAAGTTAACAAGCAAAATATGTCAAGTGGTGCAAATGAGGTTTTAAGCCCTTTAGTTACTAGAAGAAAAGGTAGTCCTCCAACTAAAAGAAGAGTTTCAAGATTGGAACAAGTGGTGGAAAGtcttaaaatgaaaaagaaaaggaaacaaattGAAGAGAAGGATCCAAAGAAATCATGA